TGGTCGGCTGATCCATTATCTGGCTTCCGTTTATAAACACTTGGTTCATTTGAGACGTCAGAGCCATTGGTTGCTTATGATGAAAATTGCATGCAAGTATAATGATCAAACATCACAGTCATCACCAAATTGTATTTATGCATCAAGCATTGATAATCGTTGCTCTAGTTCAAActgctgaataaataaacttcaTTTATTGAGTCAACACAAGTCGGACAatattccaatcaattttttcaCTATCATCATTTTGTTAGAACTCTGCCAATAGACCCCTGATCTCATCGACATTGCTCATCTTTAGCACCTTTGACATTGGTTATTACCAGAGTATATGTCTTTCAAGCTTTTCGTCCCAGCCGGCCACTTACACTCAATCCAATGACAGATTCTCCTACACACTGGCATCACTGTGCCCAATGCATTCGGTATTTGTAGAAAATTCTTGTTGTCAAATTGATAGCTGCTATAAAGAAAGAAAAACCAATTTGGCTTTTTCAGGTATCCGTATCCTGCTCCATGGTAGCGCATTCGTGCACTGGACGGAGCGCTACACGTCAGGCTCCGGTAAGAACCACCGCACTGTCACGAAGGCATTCACTGCGGGAGAAACTTACTTCAACCACACACAAGTATTATTTGGAAAGGGTAAGTGGACTGACTGATAATATCCATTGCCAGCTAGTAAAAAAAACACTGGCGAGGCCAGGTCCTTCCCAGCCACCAGCAGGAGCACCTGAATACCGGGTACATTATAATTAAGATGATATATTGTTACTGCGCAAATCATGTGTTCGGAAACTTGTTGAGTGTTTTATTCACATGAAGTGTTGATGATATAGATCTGCGTTGAGGTGGTCCCACTTCCCATAATCTCTGACTGTCGCAACTTAATTTTTGGTGCATTAGCTTCTAATACAAAATGTCTCTATCGACGCATGCTTCATCAGACACATTTGCAAATTATTTATTGCCCGTCTACTGCCATGACACTAAGCTTCAAACGTTTCGATataaaaaatctcattttcaCCGTCAACATTTTCCGACAAAACCCCTGTTGGCCAACACGACGTTATTGCTAATAAATCATTACTTTTTGCCGTAACATCACAGTCGGTGTTGTTTTAATCCAGTCGAGAAGAGAACGAGCGAGTGCGGTTTCCTGTGGCGGTGGTCAAACATGTCATCGCTAAGGTTACTCGATTCCCCCGAGTTGGTTCGATTTGATCGCAGGGCAACACTTCATCTATAATGTGTCTTGATGGCGAGATGTTCAACGATGTGTGTTTCAAATGTGGTTTACGATCATCAGTCATGGCTCAAACTTGGGTGGTAGTTAAAAATTGGGTGAAACGGAAAGATCATCAGTTTGCTATGGGGTTCTATCATTCATGTAATGTTATTCAGCCTTAAATCTAGTCgggtttttctttttctttttctttaccTAATTGTATATTACACTGCAAgaatgttttgattgaaatgtGCTAATCTTTGTCTTGAAATCCAAGACCTAAGGCCAGTGTCGCTCCATCACCACCGCGATTCAGTTATCATTGGGGTACGAATGTGAGTATGGTCTGTTTCTTCGATATACATGAGTAGCTCGACGAAATAACAGTTGACTTCTCATTGCTTAACTTCAGTCATACACTGATATTGTTAATTACCATTGAGTTCTTAACTAAACCTACggttcaaatacatgtatctctgaTCCAGCTGAAGGCGAAGAGGGTGAAGACCCAGTACTTAAACCTGGTGTATTCAAATACCCATTCAAAGTACAACTACCGCCTAACTTGCCGGCATCGTTTGAGTCTAACCTCTACGGAAGAATAAGGTACTGGGCCAAGGCCTATATCGACAGACCTTGGAGATTCGACAAGACTACGAAGAAGCCGTTCAATGTTATCGGACAGGTCGATACGAACACAGAACTTAATGCATTTGTGAGTATACACTGCAGTTTTGTAGCGGGTCTGCCATGAGATTCCTAAAAATGGGCGTCTTTCGGATTTCACAAAATGATGGTTTCAACATGTGTTGTATGAACAAGATTTTCAGTGTATTTATGAACAAACCAACAATTAGTGTTACCACCTATCGAACCTCTGACTGAGGACTGAACGTGACCCACATATCATTGAGCTGAGGTCGGACCTAAGCAATTCATAATCTCCTTCATAATTCCAGCAACCTCAGTCTGGACAGGCTCAGAAAACGCTATGCTGCATGTGTTGCGAGTCCGGTCCAatcgcagccatcttgaaattggaAAAGACCGCGTTCGTTCCTGGAGAGGATTTGAGGCCGAATGGAGAGGTCATCAACCACAGTAACCGGACTATGGCATCTTCCAAGCTGGAAATTTTACAAGTAAGTTTGTGATCTGCGATGGTGCATGTCTACAATTCGAACTTGCTCATTGATTATTCCAAGGTCATCTTTTAAGTTATAAGCCCATGTCAGCGGAAATGGATAGAAGCAAAAATAGCACCTCATGAAAGTAGGAAACTATGTTTCACCTTTTGAAATGGAAAGCAGCAGCCAATGAATCACCATTACTGTAATACCATCATCATTTCGTATTGGTCATGTGATTTATACCAGCTCCCCATGCTCGAGTTAACTAATGGAACAAGATGTTGTTCTAAACGACGTGGTCACAAGCCAAGAAAGAAATGGTCTgcagagacaatgggtgatatgaataaaggctagcaaatgcttttacttcaattttgtacagaaaggccaagtgtaaatgtacgtggagttttagataaaagcatttactactctttattcatatcacccaatattgtcattatttttacttGTACTCTCTCGATGTAATACTTTCGCCCGAGTCCAGCGCAGAGAAAGAATCATCTTTATCATTAGTGAGTTACACTAAGAGCGTTTATGCACGCATTCGGTCATCATCAGCTGTATCTAAGAACAACGTTACAACAAAAACCGAGGCCGGGAAAATTCGCTTCATCCATATCAAACTGGCATCGTTTGACCGCATTGAAAGGGAAAATCGTATATTTTGAAAACATCCCATTCCCAGATCATAACATTTCACGCCAAGACTAAATCGCGACGCTCAACGCGGACAGTAGCCGAGCTGGGGCAAGGCGAGATACGACCTGGAGAGACGGCTATTTGGACGGGTAGGCAACTGAAGTTGCCCCCTGTGCCACCATCAGGGCTTGCAGGATGTAGGATCATCGACGTTGATTATAAACTCAAGGTAGGTAGGTCTGTGTAGACTACTTTTCATTACGAGTAACAGCAATCTTCTCTAAAAGGGCTCTTTTTtatttttcggccaaaatcataGTCGAAAACAATTGTTTTTACCTCTGGGGGACAtttcctccccccccccccccccccgctatcgTGGTGTATATTCACGAAGAAGTAATTGCTGTACTTTAAGCTTGTGGTGATCCCAGCTGGTCCAGCGTTTGACGTTGAAGTGCCCTTGGCCCTGTTGGTCGTCCCGACGCCTCCCGTTCCAAGTCGACCACCAACCAGCAGCCAAGTCCAATTTATCCATACCAATGGGAACAGGCGAACGGGCTCTATGCAGCAGAGTGGCCAAGTTAAAAACTGGTACAAAGATGGTACGTGGCTTTTTCTGTTATGCACTCATTTATCATTGGAAAGTTGACAGGTTTGTCTTCGAATTAATGCAGGGGCAATGCATTTGCTGTAAACCTTCACACTCGAACTGCGTCCAACCACTAATCCTAAACGTGTGGGCAACCACAATGTACCATTAGTACGCCATGGCCACATTAATAAACTCAATTAATAATAACTAATCCTAAACGGATGTGCGGACCCATGTGCCACAACAGAATCTTTTTGCCTCgcaaaatgaaattaaaattcatttcaaCATCCCATCTACCAAATAACCGGCCTTATGAGTTTTTCCTATCAGCTTATGTCCAATCATTTCAatccaaattgatattttctaaTAGTTTCAGGCGTTATTCGTTGGCTAATTAAATAGCCGGACTCAATTTCCATATGCAGTCGTGGCATTCATTGGCATGCGGAACACTTCCGTTTGATTGATTTAATTCACAAATTTTATGCGCTTTAATATCACTAAATGGCGCTGAACTTGACGGAAGGACAATGAAAAACTGGTTGTATAGAAGTTACAGAAAATGAATTGAAACCGAAACGGAATCGTGCTGATTTTAACCGAATACATATTTAAAGCCTGTATATTTTCAGTACCCCCTCCAACGTATGAAGAATGTGTCTTCGGGAAGGTCGACGTTCATGATGAGAATGACAACGATTTTACCATGGGCGTGATGACATTTGCCCCCCACTATATTTACTACAACTTCCCCGATAGAGTAACGACCCGATCTTCCAGATCGAGTTTTCAGAGGTGATAGCTGTGGCAAATTCCTCTCTATAGAACACTCAGAAAACATGGACGTACACAATTGAAATCGGGTCGAACACTGAAGACAGAGTTATGTCAAAAACGATGGCAAAGGTAACGAGCTGAGAGTAAAAGCTTATGGGACATGCGGGAAACACCTAATTAGCCAACTGTATGAGAGTCTGCTGCAAAAGCAGTCCATGGTGCAATAAGTTGCCAGCCTGTGTGAATTCCTTCAAAACAGTCTAGGTGTCATGGGGTCATCGTAGATTGTGACTGACTCATATGTACATCCTCGAGGCTCGAGCCACAGTATTGGTTGACCGATTCAGGATGTTACTGTCTCAAATTAAAGGTCTTCACTGTCCCATTCGTTATTCAGTGGACTCTGAGTGCGACATTACTGTGTGCTTTAGCGCTAACCATCTTATCGACAGGTACACCACTCACTGCCAAGACAACCCACACACAGTCAAGAAAGAAGAAACAGAAAcgacattttgaaattattatgCCCTTTATAATGATATAGTGTCTAATTGCATTACATTCTACTTTAGTATAGGTTCTGGTAATTTTTATTTTgtcatttgctgaaatttgtaggtacatgtacaatcatgatGTAGTTTCGGATGTATCATACGGGTGATGTCCATCCAACGTCATTGACTTCATGCCAAGCATATAAACTCGGCTAATGGAATGCTGTGGTTGGTACAATAAATCGCCAAATCGAACGAATTGTTATTGATATTTCAAGAATTTCCGTCTACCAATAGCGCGAAAAGCGACGAAGTGTGCATAGTGCCACGGACTTGCTTAGACCCGTGACAGCGCAGAGGAAATTTCCTAATTTGAgttcttctttttttcacaaCATGAATTGACTGACAAATCACATATGACTGATCTCATTATGTCTCTGATATGAGGTGCAGGCAACGGGTTGGCTGATCAACGAACAGTTCTGCAGTGCTGCCTCGGCAAATCTAGCACTGGTGTCGTGTAAGTCATTCGGACAACAGTATCTGTATTTGACGTATCCCCAACTCACAGATTTCTTCGAGTTCTTATTAACCCGAGGCGTATCCTCCGAACAACCAGCAGCGGGAAGCAATGGTCTGGGTTCCATGTTCGAGCCGTCGCCCGCCGCGACATCAGGTCCCCTGAGGTCATGGGAAGAGAGCGATTGCACCAAGTCAGGCATATCACCAAGTTCGACATCGAAGAGATGGTGTCCACGAGGCCGCCATGGAGATTCCATCATCTCATGGATATTATCGTTCGTATCCTTGCCGCTAGGGGATTTCGGATGGTCGCCATGTTCCAGTTCCAGTTCCTGTTGTCGTATTTTCCTGCACCTTCTCCAGATGATCATGACAGTACTGACCAAAAGTAAGGCGCTGGTTGCAAGACCGATGGAGATGTACAAGACATAAGGACTCAAGGCAAAATCGGTGACAGCTGAAAAGTTAGGAAATAAAGCAAAATTAGGAACGCTTCAAATTAcattgtacagtgtacatgtaatgacCCTCATTATTTGGGAACGCTGACAGATATACTGACCCCTTTTTCtttgtttccccctattgaaaagtcatagtctCTCAACTTGTCTCTAGTATTGAATAACTGAAATTTTGGAAACAACCacaaatgcaaaaataaaaatattgagttgagatcTGAGCGTAAGCTAAGATATTACGGTACAGTGATAGCACATGTACTATTATAGAAAACGCATTAACTTTCCGCCGGGATTTTTGGACGTACCTTTACTGCATGTTTTCCCAGAAAATCTAGCTGTGCAGACACATATAGAACTTCCGCCGACAACAGACTTGCAAACTCCGCTATTATGGCAAAAAAGTCGGGCACATGGATGGGTGGAATGAGAAGTGGCATTGACAGACTTTGCCTCGGTatctgtaaaaaatatatttcaaaggGTCTTTAGTCTCTCTAGCCATATACCTTCCGTCATCTCCATAGGGTTGCCCGTAGAGTTAATGATTGAATTATGCTGAAATCAATGCCTTTTATGATACTAACGAAGTTACGATTTTTGGCCTAGAACGAGAACGAGGTGTCGTTTTGACGGCGGATATCGCGTTGCCTTCAGATATTAAATGAAATAATGAGTCTCAGCTAAATGTGTAGTATGTCTAGaaacaatacaaaacaatcCACTTCACTTGATAGCGTCAATCAGAGAACAAATTAATCTGGTTCTTTGATCAATGAAACCTTTATCCTGGATCTTCATCCACAGCAATTGATGGATTAACCCAATGAAGTTGTATCCCGGGTGGTTTAATACATTTTTGGAATATATTAAAACGACATACATGACATTGTTCAAATTGAAATGTTACACGGAACTTGAAATGTAACACGTATACTTACGATTCACATCAATGAATACCAACAGCGTAAGAAAGGAGGTCACTAGTCTTAAGAGTAACTTCTTATCCATCACAAAACGCTCTTGCGAGTGGTCCATGACCAAATTGGGGAGAGGCACAGCGCAAAAATCCGCACGAACGAATCGGCTGTTTCAATCCAATGTACACCGTATGATGTCTAATCACATACAGCAACTTGCGATAGATTCCGACGAATCCGTTTTAAGGAAATTTCGGCAATAATATCGTTTTTGTCCAATATGTCCCGCAGCCTTGAATCAATGTCTGATGCGCCGAATCAATCAGCTAACTGTAGAAATTGAATCGATGTATTCTACTCAATAAAGTAGATACTCGTACATGTAAAAAATACAGGTGTTGAAATACATCGCtaattacctcattaattacctTGACTGGTGATTAACATTGCGACTTGTTTCAGCAATTAACTATCTCATTGTGTCAAACTCTGTTTGGCAGTGCTTTGTATCAAGTAATTTTtgtcttctccaagcttggaGGAACATGGCATGGTTGGCCTACTGATGCTGTCAGATTACTCAAATCTGTATACATGGATGTAATTGCATCATTACTTGCGTATAATACGTCAAATGTTGACGTTTCACGTCAAATTGCTTCAAACCGAATTGATAAAAATGGAACGCTAGATTCTGATGGTTCATCATTGCTCCATAGC
This is a stretch of genomic DNA from Lineus longissimus chromosome 2, tnLinLong1.2, whole genome shotgun sequence. It encodes these proteins:
- the LOC135483132 gene encoding arrestin domain-containing protein 3-like, with product MGKKVKTFDIHFSNPKDVYRAGELVKGYVEVDVQNEIKIRGIRILLHGSAFVHWTERYTSGSGKNHRTVTKAFTAGETYFNHTQVLFGKAEGEEGEDPVLKPGVFKYPFKVQLPPNLPASFESNLYGRIRYWAKAYIDRPWRFDKTTKKPFNVIGQVDTNTELNAFQPQSGQAQKTLCCMCCESGPIAAILKLEKTAFVPGEDLRPNGEVINHSNRTMASSKLEILQIITFHAKTKSRRSTRTVAELGQGEIRPGETAIWTGRQLKLPPVPPSGLAGCRIIDVDYKLKLVVIPAGPAFDVEVPLALLVVPTPPVPSRPPTSSQVQFIHTNGNRRTGSMQQSGQVKNWYKDVPPPTYEECVFGKVDVHDENDNDFTMGVMTFAPHYIYYNFPDRVTTRSSRSSFQR